The Zingiber officinale cultivar Zhangliang chromosome 2A, Zo_v1.1, whole genome shotgun sequence genomic sequence actcccaattcgcttcttccatgatgtgagctacttgactcactaggctcctcttcatggcttgaagtggagctctcctcatggagtttgtccaagttgttccacaactccttggcattgttgtacctatctatcttgcacaaaacattattaggtaaagcaaattcaataatttttgttacctcgtcattgatttcggattgtcggatttgctctttcgtccactccttcttcttgataggttttccttcctcatccatcggaggggaaaacccttcttgtacacaaaaccaatttaacatattagttctaagaaaatacatcatccttaccttccaatatgtgaagttgtcgtgagactcgtagaagggttgaatggtgatgtcttctccatagagatccatctctagcccgtgctcccccgggtgttgatccgtcgaagagcggccttgctctgataccacttgttaggatccttcgtacggctagagaggggggtgtgaatagccgccccaaatcgctctcgtttcttcctacaattaggttagtcgcagcggaaaatacaaagaaacgaaagagaagaaaaccaaaccttaacacgaggatgtaacgaggttcggagattagggctcctactcctcggcgtgtccgtaaggtggacgagtccggtcaatccgtcggtggatgagtccccggagaaccggctaatacaatatactccttgtgggtggagaaacctcgccacaaacgtttgcaacagcaaacaaagagtacaaggaatacaagtagaaagataagaacaatgtacaaacactaactcgccttctcgtcgactggggtcccggatgaagtagcaacttcacggacagatgcaacagcaagccagtcgaAGAAAAAcactgtcggggaagctcacgcgaagcttcagcagcggttgagctcagcaaagctcggagcaccagaagaagcagaagcttcaggcaggagagaacttccagaaggaagaagcagTAGCAGGACCGAGAGatttcaccgaagtcctgtagccctcatttatacctgcgaagaaagcgaagaaaacacagaagaaatctagccgttgcgacgcaacggctagtgcctggatcggtcaggggaccgatcaggacctattctgatcggtccccagaccgatcagctttcTTCACAGTCCACctttgcgtcgcaacggctagtgcgtggaccgatcaagctggatcggtccacgaccgatcccaacCCTGCTTTCTCGGCGAcgccgtctcgatcggtcccgaccgatcgggccctttgatcgatgcgtggaccgatcgcctctctttgcctctgttggccgatcggtcaccggatcgatcagatacacagcacgcccgatcggtcaccggaccgatcgggacccctctggatcggtgcggtgaccaatccgagcttgggtttggcccaaaccaagtcccaagacttcaaaccaatatccggtcaaccttgacctattggtacttcatccctagcatctggtcactcccttgactgctagaactcctcgccaagtgtccggtcaatccctttgacctacttggactttctcaacaccggatgtccgatcatccccgatccatctggattttcccttgccagcttcacttacgggactttcaccggcttcactcaccaggatttccaactgcctaacatcccgttaggactttcccaccgcctggcacttactaggactttcaccggcttcactcacaggactttcctttcacctagcttcactcactaggattttcaccgcttgcTTCACCAGGAGTcacaccgcctagcttcactcactaggtctttccctggcttcactcacgggactttctcctagcttcactcaccaggactttcatgcccggcttcactcacgggactttctccataactccctgtttggactttccccgtgccaagtctccatacttggactttccgcgtgccaagtctccgtacttggacttttccagtgccaagtctccatacttggacttttcgcgtgccaagctccctgcttggactttttcgtttgccaagtctccatacttggacttttcaggtcaaccaggtcaaccttgacctagggttgcaccaataatctcccaaccatctattcttgtctcacatcaagaatacaactcttccacgagtgtcaaacatcaacatgcaactcaactaggtcaatcttgacctaaggttgcatcaacaatcttcccaagtcaaacatcaaaatacaactcgagtcaagtcaactcgagtcgggtcaaccaggtcaaccttgacctaaggttgcaccaacagaatcgacgtctactgttccctcaacgggaacgcgtcttcacctactcctctcaggagagtttacctattgccaagccggtcctccagaccgcttagacttttgctcagcatccgaaaCATCAAGACTTTCAGCTAGACATTTGATCCCGACCCATCCAATCTTCCGCCTGGCGTTTGCGActtcaagactttcacctagcgtcctcgaccctaggattttacccaacgtacctgccaagactttgcctAATCCCCCGGACcaagacttcgttgcctaaccgcagctaggacttttcacctgtctagcctcaactaggactttcctttgcctaagatcacttaggactttcttacacacttagttcaacttgttataCTAACAATAACCCTTAACTtagaaccctttgccattatcaaaactcaggtttgatcatctggtgtTCCTTGCACCAACAGTTTTCAACCTCGATCTAAACCCTATAAAAGAGTTTTCGTAGAGGATTTCGACGTTAATTCTAGAAGACTTTAAAGGGAAAGTGTTGTTGTATTCCCGACCTTCAAGAGACATCAAAGCAACCAAAAGCGCCCAAACCAAAGATTcattgttgtaaaatatttcatttGGATTTTCTTATTATCTACTATATCTTTGTATTTGTTTGTATTGCTTGTAAAAGAACGaatttgtaagaggtttctccgtcaaaaaaaaaaagaaagaggaagagaaaaaatagTGGTGTTATCACCAGGACTAGGGCGTGGAGTAGGAATTGGAGGTTCCATTGCACATTAACATTTTGTAGACAAGCACGACAAACGACAAATCAAAGTAAATCGCTATTtgccccctccccctctagtgtCATTACCCGTCCCAACACTCAGTTGGCAATGTTGGTGTAGTGGACAATGTAGCCATAAAGGCTTTCAATGCACTAGTGACAAAGGATCCACTTAGGTACTTCCCTCCTCAGCCTCTTGAGAAAGTAGATTCTCACCCTCCTTCACCCTAAGCCCCCTCACCCACAATATATTTACTTATATTTTATAATCATTTTCATTAATTATTAATCTAGATGGTGGTTTGGCATTTCTCTTAGAAacaaaaatacattttcaagtCAGAATTATGGAAGTGGGATGGATAGGGAGGAATTGCTAACATGTGAGATACCATATATAagcaaattttgtttttttttaaaaaaaaatgaaagtggaGTAAGAGGCTCACCACTTGAAGTCCTCTCTCTAGCACCAGCATTGTCTGGACCTGTAGCTGAACTGCAGCATAGAACTGCTTGTCTAAAATCAGTTTCTCAATTTCAGCAGGAACCTATAAAGATCCATAGGTATAGAAAATTCACCAGTTTGCACCCATCATAAACTCTTTCAAACTTCCTTCACTATGCTCTATAAAACATGTCATCTTAAATGTGCATGCTATCAGAAGTATGCAAAATCTCAATAATAAATATGCTGATGCTGTATTGCTTTgtacatatatgtatatataatatataagctAGATTGGTACAAGATGTTGATTATCTACATGAGATAGAGATTTATTTAAGCAGATGTTGCTACTGTAATTCAACAAAAAAGATCATTCAAATACAAGTAGTTATTTTCAAATCAAGCAACCTCTCACTCCTCAGTGTTCAAGCAATAGGTCACACGGTTAGGAATAGTATAATCATGTGATATCAGATTATCAAATATTGTTTTGAGTTTGATAGCAGTTGTAAATGAACAAGATGTAATTATTTGTTGTATTCTATAATCAaaacattattaaaaataaaaaaggtaaTTGCAGCATATGGATGATAAACTGCTGATACATCACATTGCATCATCAATGCAAAACTTGGAACTGGCTACAACGTTTTCCTTTATGAGATAAAAGATGCACTGACTGAAAGACCTATTATATAGATGCAAATTTCCATGATAGATAGGCATGCAGCAAAATAAGAAAGCAAGTCTTAAGCAGAGCTAAGTCAAAATTTTGCTAATGTGACTTTAAGCATAGTATCAACTGGAATATGGAAAAATAATGCTAAGACCAAATGGTAGTGTAATTCAGAAATTGAGGAGTTATTCAAGTGAAATCTGTAGTTTGACATACATTTTAATGCATAACATCTTTACTTCATGGGGTTAACATACCTTAGATACACTCTCAATTTGATCCAACAAAGCTAGTGCATGGCGCAAACTAAGAGAGTGGTACCATAATTGATGCAGTTGCTTATTGTGAGAGCCAAGAAGTTTCTTTGCATCAGCCATATCAACAGAAATACTCTTAGCAGATTCACTAAACAACCGCAGAATCTGGATGAGCACACAGAACAATAACATTATTTGATTCTTCAACTAAAAAGCACTGTGAAATTTCTCTTCCAATACATTTGATAAGACTACCTTGAGAGAAGTATTGAATTGCTTTATTAAACCCATGATGATAAACGTGAACAACTTCATCCACAACATCCTCAACAAGATCTCTCTGTTCCTTCAAGAACTGAACTTCACCTTCATGATCTTTTGATGTCAACATGTGGACAACATGTGGCAATGAATCTAAACGGCTCACAGCTCAACTTTCATCAATCCTGGAAAGACCCAATTTCAAGTATTGCAAAAATGAGTACAA encodes the following:
- the LOC122041831 gene encoding exocyst complex component SEC8-like; translation: MLWMKLFTFIIMGLIKQFNTSLKILRLFSESAKSISVDMADAKKLLGSHNKQLHQLWYHSLSLRHALALLDQIESVSKVPAEIEKLILDKQFYAAVQLQVQTMLVLERGLQVALASIPSINSEAVQQRLDNVRTY